The Kribbella sp. NBC_00662 nucleotide sequence ACTGATGTCGATCATCGCCTCGGCCGGCGACGAGGTCTGCGTCTGTGACATCACCCCGAACTTCGACGTCAGCGGCCCGACGATCTCCCATCACCTGAAGGTGCTCCGCGAAGCCGGCCTCGTCGACTGCGAACGCCGCGGCACCTGGGTCTACTACTGGCCACTCCCCGAACGCCTGACTTGGCTCTCCACCCTGCTGTCCGTTCCCTCGGCTGTCTGACCAGCGACAAGTCTTGGGGTTGTAGCTCGTACGGCGACTCCGCGTCGCGGGCCACCCCGCGCAGTGTGTTCGACGAGAACGAGCGCTGGAACTCGAGGCCGAGACAGACCAGGCTGCGGTGGGTGAGTGAGAGGCCGCGCTTGTGGAGCGGCATGCCGGTGGGGACAACCGCGCCGAGGTGCTTGAGGCACGGGAGGGTTGGGTCGGTAGCCGGCCGCGAAGATCACGGCGTCGACCTGCTCACGGTTGCCGTGAGCAGGAGATACAGCCGCAGCGTGTCGAGAGCTATCTGAAGGACTGCTGCTGACTCACTCGTCGAGCGTGAGCTGTCGCCGATGGAAGTCGAAGTGCTGCGTCGGAAATCTGTAGACATCGGCCAGTGTCATGTAGTCCTTGAAGAACGGATCCCAGCGGACCGGGTAGTGCATGCCTCGTGCGAGATCGTCCTCGCTCTCGGCATCCAGGCGTAGATGCAGCTTGTTCACCACGTGGTCGAACATCACGACCATCCGAGCTGTACTCAAGGTGTTCCCGCCCAGGTACGACCCGAGGTAGTTCACCTCGTCGAACGGCTTGGTTCCGGCGTCGAGGACCTTTGCGTATACGCGACTCGCGCCGTCCGGCAGCCGCCCGAAGACGCGCACGAGTCGGAGGAGTGCGCGGATGATGAGGTACCCCAGCAACATATGGAACAGCAGCTGTCGGTTGCTCCATCGTGTGCCGTTCGACGGCCGGCTGAGTCCGGCAGCGTCCGCGTGCTCGACGAGCTGGTGGAAGGCCAGTCTGGCCCTCTCCAGCTCGTCGTGCGTCGCAATCCGATCCATGTGCTCATGATCAGGCTGGTGTGACGCCCGGCCAACCGTTCGAGTGGAGAATTCTCAGCCCGTCACATGCCGTGCGCCCCAGCCGGTGGTACCGATTGCTCGAGGCTGGCACTGCCTCGTCCGTGGATCGTCCGGCGCGCACGCCGGCTCTGGACGAGGTCATTCAGTGAGCCAACTCGCAGCCCAAAGACACGGCCCAGGGCTGGGTGTTCGCCGGCCTTTCAGGACCTGGTTGGAAGTGGAAGTGCTACTCGCCCAGAAGGATGAACTGGAAGCCGATTTGGGATGTGTGGTTGAGGCCGTTGAAGACGACCGGGACCTTGCCGTACGACGTCATCGCGGTGGCGGTGCCGTTGAACTTGCTGAAGCCGTACTGGTAGCCGGTTTGGGTGTTGTGGTCGATGGCGGTGATGACGGTGGGGCCGTTGACGCCGCATTTGTTGACGACCAGGGACTCGTAGGCTGCCCAGCCGGACTTTCGGATCAGCTTTACTACGGGCTTCGCGGTGGCTGTGGTGGGGATGTGGATGGTGTAGAGCGCGCCGGCTGTCGTGGTCATCAGGAGGGTGTCGTACGTCCGTTCCTCGCTGATCATGGTCATCGTCTTGAAGCCACGGAAGCCGGCGAACGAGCCGGCCGAGCGGTAGCCGGTGCCGTTCGGGGCGTAGCGGTACAGATTGCCGTTGGTGTTCAGGCCGTACAAGTAGGCGGGCCGGGATCCCTTGAGGGGATAGTTCGAGGTGGCGATGGACTTGAAGCTCGACCAACCGGTGCCGACCCTGACCGCCGTCGACTGCGCGGGCCTTCCGCCCGAGAGGACGGTCGTCTGCCGGTACAGGTTCGAGCCCAGCAGGAACAGGCCGAAGGCGTAGTACTGCGTGCCTGCGGCGTTCCACGCCAGATACCACCTGTCCATGAAGCGTGTGGCGAAGAACTTCGAGTACACGTACGGCGGCGACACCGGAGTCGGCGGCTTGTGCGCGGTGATGTCGACCGTGTCCACGACGTTCGCCTTGGTCGGCCAGACGACCGAGTTCCAGCAGGTCTGGGCTGCCGCGCTGGCTGAGCTGGGCGCGGCGGTGGCAGTTGCAGCAGTGATGGAACTGGCGGCCAGCAGACCGAAACCAGTCAGAGCGAGCGCAAAGCGTCGCAGCTTCATCGAGCAGTCCCCTCCAGAGAACCCCAGACCACCCCGGTCCCCCCGAGGTCGGCAGTACAGCCCGGGCCGCAGCCTACCGAAACCGCAGGTCAGGCGTAGGGAACCTGCTCGGTCGCGGCGACACCTAACGATTGCAGGGACAATCGCGAGGGGAGAGCTGGGTGGGCGGTGTGCGGGCTTTGCCTGCTGTGTCGGATCGGGAGTTGTGGGAGCTGGCGGCGGAGGGGGACTCCGAGGCGTTTGCGCGGCTGTATGACCGGCATGCGCAGGCGATCTACAACTTCCTGCACCGGCGGACCGGCTCCTGGAGTGACGCGGAGGATCTGACGTCCGCGGTCTTCCTGCAGGCGTGGCGGCGGCGGGCTGACGTCGTACTCGATCGTGACTCGGCGCTGCCGTGGCTGCTTCGGACGGCTGATTACACCGCACGCAACGAGTGGCGGAGCAAGCTTCGCTATCGCCGCGCGTTGGCTGCCGCGCATCTCATCCACAGCGAGGTCGACGACCATGCGGACGACGTGGCGCAGCGGCTCGATGACGACAGCCGGATCCAAGCGGTCCAGGCATCGCTGAAACGCCTGCCCAGACAGGAGCGCGAGATCGTCGAGCTCTGCATCTGGGCCGGCCTCGACCAGGCCGCGGCCGCGGTAGCGCTCGACGTACCAATCGGCACGGTCAAGTCGCGGCTGTCCCGCGCTCGAAAGCACCTGCGCGAACTCAATCTGGAGATCCAGGCATGAACATTCTGCTGCCCGACGGAGATCTACGCCCGTCGACCCGAGACCGTCAGCGCGACGAACTGATCGCGATCCTCGAGAGCGAAGCCGGTACGCCGCCACGCCGCCGACTGCTCGTTCCGCTGGCCGCGGTCGCGGCGGTCGTCCTGGTCGTGGCTCTCGGCTTCGTTCTGAAGGACGGCCACCAGCAGGTTGCCTCGGCGCCGGCGATCGAGCCGTTGAGCGCGGCGGAGAAGGCGAATCTCGGTCAGCGCTGCCTGGTCAGGTACAACCTCGCGACGTCCACGGGCCACGCGGTTCTCGACGGTTTCCGGTTCGTGGACCCGCCCGGCGACGCATACGTCCGGACGTGGGTCGTCGGGTACGGCGACGGTCTGTGGGTGAACTGCGGCTTCAACCAGACCGGCGTCATGGTCTCTGGCAGCGCGGCTGCACCGAGGCTCGGCTTGTCCAACGAGGTGCAGAACGGCGGGCCGGGCAGCGGCGCCTACGTGAAGCCGGTCGCGCGTATCACCGTCACCCCGACGGGCGGCGGGCCGGTCGAGGCCGTACTCCGCAACGGCTTCTTCTACGCCCCGGTCAAGTCCGTGCCGGCGAGCAAGTCGCCGACCGACAGCAGCCGACGCCCGTACGTCGTTCGCGGGTACGACGCAGCTGGAACCCTCGTGTATGCCAGCCCCGAGACCGAGGCCGATCGCAAGGCCGAGCAGGTCGCCTGCCGCGCCGACCCGACGGGCCACACGTACGCCGTGATCGGCACGGAACGACCGCTCCCTGCCCCCAAGGACTGCCGTCCCAACCTCCCGTGGACCTTCAGCGGGTGACGGCTGGTGTCGTGGTCGGCGATGGGTCGATGAGCGCTGCGCCGAAGACCCATGAGGATGTCTGGGCGATGAAGTCGTTCGGGAACCCGAGAGGGAACGCGCTGGCCTCGTTCAGCCGCGCGATGCTCTCGGGCGGAAGGGTGAGTTCGGCGGCGGACAGGTTGGCACCGAGCTGTTCGGCGGTGCGCGCTCCGATGATGGGATGGATCAGCGGGGAGCGGCTGGTTGTCCAGGCGATCGCGACCTGGGAGGACGTCGTACCGAGCTCGTCGGCGACGTCTTGCACTGCTCGGACAACGGCATGATCCCTGGCCGAAAGGGATTCCGGGGCCAGTCGTCCAGCCGCCGGCCCGCGGCCGCTGTATTTGCCGGACAGTACTCCACCGGCCAGCGGACTCCACGTGGTGATGCCGAGGCCGAGCGACTCGGCCATGGGCAGCAGTTCGCGTTCGATGTCGCGCTGGAGCAGGTTGTAGGGAACTTGCAGTCCGACGAACGGGCTCCAGCCGTGCCACTCGGCCAACGTATTGGCGCGGGCCACGACCCAGGCCGGTGCGTCGGAGATTCCGACGTACAGGACCTTGCCGGCCTGTACTGCGTCGTCCAGCGCCCGCATGGTCTCCTCGAGCGGCGTGGAACGGTCCCACATGTGCACCCAGTACAGATCCAGGTAATCGGTGCGTAGCCGGCGCAGGCTGGTCTCCAGCGATGCACGCAGGTTCTTACGGTGGTTCCCGGCGGCGTTCGGGTCGCTGCGGTCGCGGGAGACGGTGTACTTCGTTCCGAGCACGAACGACTCGCGACGGCCGGACAGAAGTTCGCCGAGGAACTCTTCGCTGGCGCCGTCCCGGTAGTTGACGGCGGTGTCGATCATGTTGCCGCCCGCATCGACGTAAAGGTCCAGCATCCGTCGGCATTCTGTGATCGGTGCGCCGACGCCGCCCTGTTCTCCGAACGTCATCGCGCCCAGGATCAGCTCGGAGATCCGAAGACCGCTCGTACCCAGGGTGCGGTATCTCATGGGGTCGCCGATCCACTGAACAGTTGAGCGGCCAGGGCGGCAATCTCCTCGGACGGCACGTCCCGCACGTGTTGATCCAACGCCCAGCGATGCCCGGACGGATCCAGGAATTGGCCTGTGCGATCTCCCCAGAAGGCATCGTGGACCGGCTCGAAGACCGTGGCTCCCGCATCCAACGCACGAGTCCAGGCGGAGTCGATGTCGGAGACCTGAACGTGCAACGCGGCCGGAGTACCGCCGAGCGCCGCCGGGGTGCGCAGGCCGCGGTCGGGCATTTCTCCCGCCACCGCCAGGCTTGTGTTGCCGAGGACGAGTTCCACGGTCAGCGTCCGGCCATCGGGAAGCGTGAGGCGGCTGGTCTCTTCTGCGCCCAATGCCTCGGTGTACCAGGAGGCGGCCTGATCCGGGTCGCTGACGACCAGATGAATCGCTATCACGGCTATGACCATACACAGTGTCTGGTCATAGTGTCTATACACTATGTCCGGACACTATGATGACCGGCATGCCTTCCAGACGCACCGTGCGCTCTGCTCGTCGATCTGCAGCGGCCCCGGCCTCGGCAGAGCTGCGGGAGCGAATCCTGTCCGCGACGCGCGAGTTGCTGCGGGAGCGGCGCTTCGACACTCTCAGCGTGGCCGACATCCTCGACGCTGCCGGTGTATCCAGGGCCAGCTTCTACTTCTATTTCCCGAGCAAACAGGCAGTGCTCGCTGACCTCGTGCGCGAGGCGGTCACGCAAGGACAGCAGGCAGCGCGCCCCTGGACCGATCGGGAGCAGGATCCGGTCACCGGGCTTCGGTCCGGTGTGACCGATGGAGCCCGGCTGTGGCGCGACAACGCCGGCGTCTTGATGGCCATTGTCGAGAGTTGGGGATCGGACGAAGAGCTTCGGGAGCTATGGCTCGAGCAGATGAACCTGTTCACCGAGGCCGCCACCGCGCGGATCGAGTCCGACCCGGTCGCCGGCCCGCGACTCGGCTCCACGCGCGCACGCGCCGCTGCCGCATCACTGACCTGGATGGGAGAACGCCTCTACTACCTCGCCGCAGCGTCGGTTCCGCCGTTCGACGACGAGGAAGTGCTGATCGAAACCCTCACCACCGCCTGGACCTCGATCCTGTACGGCGACGCGGTGCCCGATCATCGGGATCCCAGGGGGTGACAGCCGGGCACACTAGGCCGACACTGCTCGTGTCTGGCGATTTCGGGTGGGGAGGCGCGGGATGGCGGCGGAGTGGGTGCTTGTGGCGACTTCGTTCTTTTCAGGTCTTGCGGCTGGGTTTCTTGGTGGGCTGTGTCTGATTTTGCGGCCCGTCCAGGCGTCCATGAGCGGCCGCGAGTTCAGGGCCTTCATGGACACGTTCCTGCGGTACGCCGACAACGGCTGGGGCAAGGTGTTCAACTACGCCTGGTCGCTCGGGATGGGTATCGGGCCGATCGTCGCGCTCATCCTGCTTCGGGACGATCCCGGATCGGCGTCGTTCGTACTCACCGCGATCGGCCTCGCCATCGTGATCGTCGGTGTGTACGTCGTCTCGAATGTCTGGAAGACCCCGCAGTACAAGGTGATCCTGTCGTGGGATCCCGACGCGCTACCAGCCAGCTGGGAGGCCGATCGGCAACGCTACTTCACCATCAACTGGCTCCAACTGGCGACGACCTGGAGCGCTTTCATCCTGTTCCTGGTGGCCCTCCTCGAACTGCCGAGCTGAGAAGCTCAGGCGACGGTTGTCTGTCGGGGGCACGGGCGGATGCGGATGATTGTTTTGCCCTTGGTGCGTTCGGTCGGGTTGAAGGCGGCGACTGCATCGTCGAGCGATGCGATGGTGCCGATGTTTGTTTGCAGGCGGCCGTCGCGGACGCGTTGGACGATCTCGGTCAGTTGGGCGCGGTCGGCCTCGACGACGAAGTCGACTGCGAGGCCGTCTGCGGGGCGGGCCTCGGGCGGACCGACGATGGTGACGAGGGTTCCGCCAGGGCGGATGATGGCCGCGGACTGCTGCTGGATGTCGCCGCCGATCACGTCGAAGACCAGGTCGACCTCGCCGATGTCCTTCAGAGAGTCGTTGCCCAGGTCAAGGAATTCGTGTGCGCCGAAGTCGAGCGCGGTCTGGCGGTCGGCGGTGCGGCCGGTGCCGACGACGTACGCGCCGAATTCACGCGCGAGCTGCGCCACCATCGAACCGACTGCGCCGGCCGCGCCGTGCACGAGAACGGTCTGCCCCGACTGAAGCCGGCCGTGCTGGAACAGGCCCTGCCAAGCGGTCAGTCCCGAGATCGGCAGGCTGGCTCCCACGGTGAAGTCGACATCGCCCGGGAGCGGCGCGAGGTTGCGGGCCTCGATGGCGACGTACTCCGCGAGCGAGCCATCGCGATGCCAGTCCGCGAGGCCGAACACCCGCTGTCCGACCGACAGCCCCGTCGTGCCGTAGCCGAGGGAGGTGACCACCCCGGCCAGCTCGTGCCCAGGGATCGACGGTGCGCGGCCGCGGTCGGCACGATCGGTCCACGTCGAGGGCCACGTCAGCTCGGTCGGGACGTATCCCGAGGCGTGAACCTCGACCACGACGTCGTTGATCGCCGCCGGTGGCTCGGGACGCTCGGCGAGCATCATCCCGGCCGTTCCCGCGGCCTCGTCCGTCACCACGATCGCCTTCATCAGGTACCTCCAGCTGTTATTGGACCAATTCGTCCAGACTAGTACGGGGTCGTGCCGCCGACAACGGGTGTCAGGAGGGATCGTGCACAACGTCGGTGCGGGGTGCTCTGTCGGGAACCGCAGCGCCGCCCGGGTGCTCGGCGTCGATGAGGGTCTTGTAGGACGGGTGATCCGCGATGTAGTCGGCGATGAATGGGCAGAAGTTCGTCAGCCGCCGCCCGGTGGCAACGACGTCGTCGAGCGCGGTCCGAACGAGCTGGTTCGCGATGCCCTTGCCGCGGTGAGCCTCGTCGACCTCGGTGTGAGTGAGTACGACGCGTCCCTGGCGGACCCGGTATCCGACCCGTCCGACAACCTCGTCGTCGAGGACGGCTTCGAATGCGCCCTCGGTTGCGTTGTTCCTGATCTGCAGCCCGGTGCTCAAGATCCCCTGCCTTCCATGCGGCTAGTTTGGACTATATCGTCCAATCATAGATTGTGCCGCAGAGTCGGTCGGCGCAGAGGTGCGGGCCGGAACGGTACCGTGGAGATCGTGACTCGATCGACGGTGGCTCCGCCTCGCCAGCTGACGGCGCGTGGTCTGGCAACCAGAACGCGCATCGTCGACGCGGCTGCGGACCTGATGTACGTCAAGGGCGTCAACGCCACGACGCTCGACGACGTCCGGGCAGCGAGCAGTACGAGCAAGTCGCAGCTCTACCAGCACTTCGCCGACAAGGACCAATTGGTCCGCGCGGTCGTCTCGCGGCGGGCCGGCCAGATCCTGGAACGTGAGCAGGGCTACTTGGAGCGGTTGCGCTCGTTTCGCGGCCTGCAGCGCTGGCGGGACGCTTTGGTCCAACGCAACGCTCTTCAGAACGGCGCGTACGGCTGTGCGCTCGGCTCGATGGCGAGCGAGTTGTCCGATCAGGACGACGAGGCCCGCAAGACGCTGGCGGAGGCCTTCGCGGAGTGGACGGGCTTGATCGCTGCCGGACTTCGGCGAATGCAGGACGCCGGCTCGCTCAGCACAGCGGCCGACCCCGACAAGCTCGCTGTCGGCCTGATGGCGGCGCTCCAGGGCGGATATCTTCTCGCCGAAACCCAGAACGACATCACGCCGATGGAAACGGCGCTCGACATGGCGCTCGACCATATTCGCTCGTTCCTGACGAAGTAGCTCAGCGATCGGCGAAGGCGTCGATGCGGTCCAGGGCCATGTCCAACGCGTCGGCCATCGGCCGGGGGCTGCGCGCGTTCTGAGCGAGAATGTGTCCGCCTTGCAGAGCGGCCAGCAGACCGGTTCCGAGCTTGTCCGGATCGGCTTCGATGGTCAGTACTCCGAGATCGCGCAGCCGTGCCAGTGTTTCGATGAGCAGCTGGCGCCAGCTGTCGAACGCCGATGCCAGCGCCGCGCGGGATCGGTCATCGTCGTCGGACAGCTGGGCACACAATGCGCCAAGAGCGCATCCGTAGGAGCCGTCGTGCAGCGTGTTCGCTTCGACAAGCGCGTCGCGCCATCGCCGCAACCCGTCGAGAGTTCGCACGCCGGCCAGACGGGCTTCCTCCCGGGCCAGGACTGATCGCGATTGAACCTCGATCTCGGCGAGGAGCAGAGTCATCGTGCCGGCCGCGGTTGGCTGAGAAGGTCGCCGTACTCCGGATTTTTCTCGACGAACCGGCTGACGACCTGGCAGTAGTTGGACACCTTTGCGTACTTCGTGCGGATGTCGTCGAGTGCACCGCCGACCAGCGCCCAGGAAAGCCCCCGTCCGCGGTAGGTCTCTTCGATCACCGTGTGCGTGATCGACAGCTGCGAGCCGATCACGTGGTATACGAGCAGCCCGGCCTGTTGGCCGTCGACGAGGAGTTCGTAGTACTCGTCGTCCGGGTGGTGGACCACGGCGACTGTCGGAGACTGCGCCGCTGAGCCGTCGACTGCCCCGTCGACTGCCCCGTCGATCGTCAGAAGGTCGGCCAACGGAGCCTCCCACCCTGCATTGAACGCTTCGGTGGGGAGCGTGGCGTTCCAGGTGAGGCTCGATCCGGCTTGATTTCGGAAGTGAAGGGTGAGCCGCCAGTCGTCGTGAAGCTCTGTGTCGGTACGCAGTTGCACTCGCATGCTGCTGGGAAGCGAGTTGAGCATCATCGGCCGTGTCTGCAGGACAGTTCGTTCGCCGTCCAGACGTGCCGTACTCCGGCCGGCCAGCGTCACATCGAGGCCGCCGAGGAGGCGCGCGGTCACGCTGACGTCGGCCTCTGCGCTGTCCGCGCCCGGCGCCGTCAGTTCGCCGCCGGCGAGGTAGAAGCCCGTTCCGTCGGGTGGAAGAACCTGATCTGTCATCGCCCTGTCCTCATGCTGCTCGCGACGGTATATGGACCATATGGTCCAGTCCTCATCAATGTATCGCGCGTGTCGCCAGGACGCCAAAGCCGGTCGGCCGATGGATGTCACATCGCGTTGCGTTGTCCGGTCCTTGTGGGTGACGTCGGGTTCGCCGGCGTACATCCGCTCAGGGGATCGGGATCGGTCCCGGAAGGAGGCCTGGGTCATGGCAGAGGACGAGGTGAGCCGCAACCTCGAGGGAATGGACGAGCTCGACTTCCAAGGGTGGAACCGGGCTGACTGGCACGGCGCGTTCGCGCGGTGCCACACCGACGATGTGGTCGTCGAGCTCTCGGGGCAAGCGACGACTCATGGTCTGAAGGAGCACATCGAGGCGATGGAGGCGCTGGTCGAGTCCAACGGCGGTACGCCGGTCCAGGTGGCCTCGCATCCGATCATGTTCGGGTCGGGGGACTGGACGTGCGTGGTCGGCGAGTTCGAAGGGGGTGGGCGGATGGTGACCATCGCGAAGTGGCGCGACGGTGCGATCGCCGAGGAGCACATCTGGCTGTAGGGCTCGCCCGGGTGGTTGCAGGGCTCGATCGACGGCGCCGCCTCGGCGACCTGGATTGTCGGTGGGGGCGGGGACGCTGGTGGTGATGGGGTCGCCGGCGTGAGGAGTTGTTGATGGGCGCGGAGTTTCAGTTGGTGGTCGATTGTGCCGAGGCTGAGGTGCTGGCGCGGTTCTGGGCTGCGGCGTTGCGGTACGAGTTCGCGCCGGCGCCGGCCGGGTTCGCGACCTGGCGGGACTACTACCGGCGGTTAGGGGTGCCGGAGGAGGATCTGACCGACGAGGTGGATCGGATCAGTGACCCGGAGGGGCGCGGACCGGATATCTGGTTCCACGTGGTGGCGGAGGGCAAGGTGGTCAAGAACCGGTTGCACCTCGACATCCACGCCAGCGGTGAGTGGTCGGACCCGATCGCGGCGCGGATTCAGCGGGTTGATGCCGAGGCGGCCAGGTTGGCGGAGTTGGGTGCGACCATCACCGGGGCGTTCGAAGAAGGGCTCGACCACTACGCGGTCGGGATGAAGGATCCGGAAGGCAACGAGTTCGACATCAACTGAGCATCGCGTTCGGCCAGTTGGGGTTGCGGCCGAGGTAGGCGACGATGCGGTCGAGAGGGTCGTCGCCGGACCACGGGATGTCCGCTGCGAACGGCGTTCCCGGGGCGCGCCGGACGTCGCCGGTCGGGACGATCTGGGCGACTGTTGTCGCGGCCTCGAGCGTGGCCGGTGCAAACGTCACTGTCTTGCCGAGGGACTTTGCGACGTCCCAGCTGTGGACGATGTAGTCGATGAAGTGGAAGCTGACAGCCTGCGCTCCCGGGAAGGCTGCGTCAGGTCCGAACTCGGCCAACGGGAACGTGCGCTCCGCGACGCCGGGCTGGGCGAAGGCGTCGAGGACGTGCTCGGCGGACTCGACGTACGCCTTGACCGGGTCGTCGCCGAGGTCGAGGAGCTTCCAGATCGTGGGGTCGGACTCGCCGCGGGAGGCGGCGGCGAAACCGTAGTGCTGGGTGGCCATGTGGGCGAGCAAGCCGTAGAGGGTCCAGGCGCGGCACGGGGTCGGCTTGGACAGGTCGGCGTCGGTGATGGTAGTGGCCAGCTCGATGCTGGTCCGGACGGCTTCGGCATCCAGTGCGATGTAGTCAACGGTAGGCATGCGCATATCGTAAGCCCATGCATATGATTGCGCCAGTGCTACCTTTTTGGGTATGGCAACCGAGCGCCCCGATCTGGCTGCGATGCTGTACCCGCTGGTGCGGGAACTGATCGCGCTCGAGCTCCCGGTGCTCGCCGCGCACAACGTCTCGATGTGGGGCTACTCGGTCCTGACCGCGCTCGACGACACCCCGGTCCGCACCCAGGCCGCGCTCGCCGAGGCGATCGGCGCCGACAAGTCCCGCATCATCGGCACGCTCGACGAGCTGCAGAAGGCTGGGCTGATCGAGCGCACTCCGGATCCTGACGATCGGCGGGTGCGGCTGCTGTCGATCACGGCTGAGGGTCGTCGGGTACGCCGGGCTGTTCGCCGGGGGATCCAGGTCAAAGAGGTGCAGGTGCTGGAGGGTCTACCGGTGCCGGATCGGAAGACGTTCATCCGGCTGCTGCAGCAGTTGCACGCTTCACGCTGACGGTGGAGAGCGTTCCCTCGCGCGGGTGATCCGGTCGGGGGTGCGGGATCAACAGACTGGCCGCATGAGGCGAGCGGTGGTTGCGTGGGCGGTGGCGTACGGCGGTCTGCGGGTTTGGTTCGCGACCGGCCACGCCCCAACGTGGAAGCTACCCGGCAACGACCTCCTCGTCCCGCACTGGGTCGCAGTCGCCGGCTGTCTTGTCACTGCCCTGGCTGTCATCAAGATCAGACCACGGGTGCTGTGGACGCTCGCCGCCGGGTGGGTTGCGGCAGCGGCGTTCATCTTGCTTGACCTTGTAGGCGGGGTGCTGCCAGGGCTTGGGATTCCGTTCGATCCACTCGGGATGCTCTGTCGGCTAGGGGCGATTCTCGGCGCCGTGCTGCTGGGCGTGACTGCGAAAGCGCATCAATCCGAAGCGAAGCCCTGGCCACCCTGGATCGCGACTCTCGGCGCATGGATGGCAGTGGTCGGTTGTCTTACGCGGCTTGGGGCGCAAGCGGTGGTTGGGTTCGGGGAGACGCCGTACGACGGGAATCTGTCAGTGGTCCTGTTCGAAGGAGGCTTTCTGCTTGTCGGGATACTCCTGCCGTTCCTGCTGGTGCATCCGATCGGGCGGCGCTTCCCGCGGTGGATGCTGCTCACCCCGGGCTTCGTGATCGGCACCGGCATGACGGCGTACTTCGGTGTGGGCCTGATCCAGATGATCGTCGCCGTCGCGCAGGGCAAACCGCCGTACGACGATGTCGGGCTGCCGGACGCGTTCTTCTGGGTGGCGGTGCCGGCGTACATCGTCTGGGGAGTCGGTCTGCTGCTCGCTGCGCGCGGCTACCAATTCGGGACCCGGAAGGCAACCGATTCGGAGTGTGATCTGAAAATCACCCACGGTTGAACCAAGTGTAGCGTTCAATCGTTCGAATCAGGGACCGCCCCCACTGCGAGGAGTGAGGCCCTGTGCAGGTGCTTGAGCGTTTTCAGAACGAAGTGATCGGCGTCTTCCGGATCGTCGTCGGGTTCCTGTTCGCCACCCACGGCGCGGCCGCGCTGTTCGGCGTACTCGGGACGGAAAAGGTCGCAGCGCTGGTCTGGCCGTCCTGGTGGGCGGCGTTGATCCAGGCGGTCGGCGGCGCACTGGTGATGATCGGGCTCGGCACCCGGTACGCCGCGCTGCTCTGCTCGGGCTCGATGGCCTTCGCGTATTTCACTGTCCACCAGACAGGTGCTTTGCTTCCTGTGCAGAATGGTGGCGAGAAGGCGGCGCTGTTCTGCTTCGCCTTCCTGCTGATCGCGTTCCTGGGCAACGGCGCCTGGTCGGTCGAGCGGGCAGCCCGAACGGCGCCACAGCGAGCAACCCCAGCCGACTGAGCGATGTCCGACCCTTTGTCCCACAGAGCAGGAGCGCCGATGGCCGACGACCGGGCGGCGCTGCTGCGTGAGCTGCACGACGTGCACGCTCCC carries:
- a CDS encoding DoxX family protein produces the protein MQVLERFQNEVIGVFRIVVGFLFATHGAAALFGVLGTEKVAALVWPSWWAALIQAVGGALVMIGLGTRYAALLCSGSMAFAYFTVHQTGALLPVQNGGEKAALFCFAFLLIAFLGNGAWSVERAARTAPQRATPAD
- a CDS encoding VOC family protein encodes the protein MGAEFQLVVDCAEAEVLARFWAAALRYEFAPAPAGFATWRDYYRRLGVPEEDLTDEVDRISDPEGRGPDIWFHVVAEGKVVKNRLHLDIHASGEWSDPIAARIQRVDAEAARLAELGATITGAFEEGLDHYAVGMKDPEGNEFDIN
- a CDS encoding TIGR03086 family metal-binding protein; the protein is MPTVDYIALDAEAVRTSIELATTITDADLSKPTPCRAWTLYGLLAHMATQHYGFAAASRGESDPTIWKLLDLGDDPVKAYVESAEHVLDAFAQPGVAERTFPLAEFGPDAAFPGAQAVSFHFIDYIVHSWDVAKSLGKTVTFAPATLEAATTVAQIVPTGDVRRAPGTPFAADIPWSGDDPLDRIVAYLGRNPNWPNAMLS
- a CDS encoding MarR family winged helix-turn-helix transcriptional regulator, coding for MATERPDLAAMLYPLVRELIALELPVLAAHNVSMWGYSVLTALDDTPVRTQAALAEAIGADKSRIIGTLDELQKAGLIERTPDPDDRRVRLLSITAEGRRVRRAVRRGIQVKEVQVLEGLPVPDRKTFIRLLQQLHASR
- a CDS encoding GNAT family N-acetyltransferase, coding for MYAGEPDVTHKDRTTQRDVTSIGRPALASWRHARYIDEDWTIWSIYRREQHEDRAMTDQVLPPDGTGFYLAGGELTAPGADSAEADVSVTARLLGGLDVTLAGRSTARLDGERTVLQTRPMMLNSLPSSMRVQLRTDTELHDDWRLTLHFRNQAGSSLTWNATLPTEAFNAGWEAPLADLLTIDGAVDGAVDGSAAQSPTVAVVHHPDDEYYELLVDGQQAGLLVYHVIGSQLSITHTVIEETYRGRGLSWALVGGALDDIRTKYAKVSNYCQVVSRFVEKNPEYGDLLSQPRPAR